A genomic segment from Luteolibacter ambystomatis encodes:
- a CDS encoding BamA/OMP85 family outer membrane protein, giving the protein MTRFLKLLPFAFLPAAPLRAQQKQPGIGEIFREIIHGEQEVDSRTKVRIAGTKTMSEGDALALIGDRLEHVRRQAPSASRASDAAFMTRQLFRNQGFNQCDVTWKITSDSSIQLIVNEGPRQELGDVKVTGVDKDTAKRLAKLYAVPAEKRRFGAGERPPFRAIDVDEGLALVISDFHSRGYWTATAEVKDRRFETAKGGRVDILVETNPGPLHQIAAPTIEGAGGNRDGVAREAAAFTGLTADTANVNGLRAAIETYYRKRGFTKAKVLLTSAIAGGKFVPGLIVEEGKSYQLGRITFDGLSKTKSWRIRQRVRDLEGKTLDDTVMEKRLRGMMATGAFQAVRTEQIPRNDGVMDVTLHFEEGEARGYTISAGLGSYEGPIGGVTYYDRNFMGLLYNFSSGVEVSARSILGEVSLSDPWLWGTDATGTARLFLLTHDNEGYSTWKAGLEAGVLYPVTPHYTVDGRVGWSFVNTNSEDIPGTLLGETVYQNPYIRINQRLDYRDSAVLPTKGWKVEMPIEFGSAIGQVSTIYTKAELSGAWYHPVGKKGQVALAARGGVIAASGEDFDLPIDMRFFLGGANTVRSYPEREMGPHSRTGYPIGGEAYWVANAEYIYSVAGALKLVGFLDAGQLSQRGGGAGSASDPDLAAGLGVRFDLPVGPVRFEYGHNLTQDPGEPSGAWHFSIGTTF; this is encoded by the coding sequence ATGACCCGGTTCCTCAAACTGCTGCCATTCGCGTTTCTGCCGGCTGCCCCGTTGCGGGCCCAGCAGAAGCAGCCGGGTATTGGCGAGATCTTCCGGGAGATCATCCATGGCGAGCAGGAGGTGGACAGCCGCACCAAGGTCCGCATCGCTGGCACCAAGACGATGTCCGAAGGCGATGCGCTCGCGCTGATCGGAGATCGTCTCGAACACGTGCGCCGCCAGGCTCCCAGCGCTTCGCGCGCGAGCGATGCCGCGTTCATGACGCGGCAGTTGTTCCGCAACCAGGGCTTCAACCAGTGCGACGTGACCTGGAAGATCACCAGCGATTCTTCGATCCAGCTCATCGTCAACGAAGGTCCGCGCCAGGAGCTCGGCGATGTGAAGGTCACGGGCGTGGACAAGGACACTGCGAAGCGCCTGGCGAAACTCTATGCCGTGCCTGCGGAGAAGCGCCGCTTCGGTGCGGGCGAGCGACCGCCGTTCCGCGCCATCGATGTGGACGAAGGCTTGGCGCTTGTGATTTCGGATTTCCACTCGCGGGGTTATTGGACGGCCACTGCCGAGGTGAAGGACCGCAGATTCGAAACGGCGAAGGGCGGCAGGGTGGACATCCTGGTCGAGACGAATCCGGGGCCGTTGCACCAGATCGCCGCGCCCACCATCGAAGGCGCGGGTGGTAATCGCGATGGTGTCGCCCGCGAGGCGGCGGCCTTTACCGGGCTGACCGCGGATACGGCGAACGTCAACGGCCTGCGTGCTGCCATCGAAACCTACTACCGCAAGCGCGGTTTCACCAAGGCGAAGGTGCTTCTGACCAGCGCCATTGCCGGAGGCAAATTCGTTCCCGGGCTGATCGTAGAAGAAGGAAAGAGCTATCAGCTCGGCCGCATCACCTTCGATGGCCTCTCGAAGACGAAGTCGTGGCGCATCCGCCAGCGCGTCAGGGACCTTGAAGGCAAGACGCTGGATGACACGGTGATGGAAAAACGCCTGCGCGGCATGATGGCCACCGGAGCGTTCCAAGCGGTGCGGACCGAACAGATCCCGCGCAACGACGGCGTCATGGACGTCACGTTGCATTTCGAGGAAGGCGAGGCGCGTGGTTATACCATTTCCGCTGGTCTCGGCAGCTACGAGGGGCCGATCGGCGGCGTGACCTACTACGACCGCAATTTCATGGGGCTGCTGTATAATTTCAGCAGCGGGGTGGAAGTATCCGCCCGTTCCATCCTTGGCGAGGTGTCGCTGTCCGATCCCTGGCTGTGGGGCACCGATGCGACCGGCACGGCCCGCCTGTTCCTCCTGACTCACGACAACGAGGGATATAGTACTTGGAAGGCAGGCTTGGAGGCCGGCGTGCTCTATCCGGTGACTCCGCATTACACGGTGGACGGACGCGTCGGCTGGAGCTTCGTGAACACCAACAGCGAGGACATTCCGGGCACCCTGCTGGGTGAGACGGTTTACCAGAATCCCTACATCCGCATCAACCAGCGCCTCGACTACCGCGACAGCGCGGTGCTGCCGACCAAGGGCTGGAAGGTGGAAATGCCGATCGAGTTCGGCTCGGCGATCGGGCAGGTTTCAACCATCTACACGAAGGCCGAGCTTTCGGGCGCATGGTACCATCCGGTCGGGAAGAAAGGTCAGGTGGCATTGGCCGCGCGTGGCGGCGTGATCGCTGCCAGCGGCGAGGACTTCGATCTGCCCATCGACATGCGCTTCTTCCTCGGCGGCGCGAATACCGTGCGCAGCTACCCGGAGCGCGAGATGGGACCGCATTCGCGGACCGGCTATCCCATCGGCGGCGAGGCCTATTGGGTGGCGAATGCCGAGTACATCTACAGCGTCGCCGGAGCCTTGAAATTGGTCGGCTTTCTGGATGCCGGACAGCTTTCGCAACGCGGTGGCGGGGCTGGCAGTGCGTCCGATCCGGACCTGGCCGCGGGCCTCGGCGTGCGCTTCGATCTGCCGGTGGGTCCCGTCCGTTTCGAATACGGGCACAACCTCACGCAGGATCCCGGCGAGCCTTCCGGTGCGTGGCATTTCTCCATCGGCACGACGTTCTGA
- a CDS encoding sensor histidine kinase → MLRNLVLLFLFAAMAEAQDAAPRSEFLVRVWQSDEGLPGNVVRSIGESADGRLWIATAEGISRFDGLSFRTVETGGTRRDRKYDYFRIFTPDDGSVWVATHSYGLFRVREDGLESAYEGDGGAEPGVVTRVLSHGGSDYFVRKGKLWRIGGNPPEAVDHPAPDLEAAFSTDVQRQQQRGRGENKNLPELLVDRNGGEWSIRNRSLSYRAPGAASSVVVKELEGRVAATDMLEDREGSIWLANPSYGLVRIRHRRVIQLPLHNGVYDSPALAAVQSKDGTWWIANRNGGVDRVRDGEVFHVPIVTSGLVRAVACLKEDRQGRLWIATRDASVYLLNPETQKVEGQFPSNPELSKINVIVEDSNGRLWFGGNGRLFCWDGSKVESYADKPELSGMEIFCMAFAPSGILYLGTTDGRMFTFDGHAFLPLGGLPHTSTRACISSVIPVSSGEVWASTIGGGILLWKDGRWHRFGSAQGIPDERLTTLTLEDGDSLWMGSLGGILHVSRQDLIDCVDDGKKFPRWLHLDRSDGLPTRECVGGSRPCVFRANDGSLWFPTTSGLAGLNPRQMETPPVPPVIVFEPVEINGVSHPVGAAPIVAGPGFVRLGLNFTGVSLSAPEKVTYQVRLVGLEGAPRFIGNHREVDYQPVPPGRYRFEVSATNGEGVVSMHPAVLPIEVRPHFWQSIWFIITTIVGGLALALAMGWLIARSRMKHRLREIRVHGMLEAERSRISRDLHDELGASLTEVSILTELAAEANHDEKLGTSLGQLSMKARQAVGALDEIVWATNPAQDSLASLVEYLAFSTREFLKAVDIPLHTDIVREVPEAMIGPRRRHHVVLATREALNNAVKYAGSESISLRIAIEDGKLVVRIRDEGKGFPIEYATGGNGLANMRKRMSDCGGDCLIDSIPGAGTTVTLSLPLPP, encoded by the coding sequence ATGCTTCGGAATCTCGTCCTGCTCTTTTTGTTCGCCGCGATGGCGGAGGCGCAGGACGCCGCACCGCGGTCCGAATTCCTCGTCCGGGTGTGGCAATCGGACGAAGGCCTGCCGGGCAATGTGGTGCGTTCGATCGGCGAGTCCGCGGATGGCCGCCTGTGGATCGCCACTGCTGAAGGCATCTCACGTTTCGATGGGTTGTCGTTCCGGACCGTGGAAACCGGCGGCACCCGCCGCGACCGGAAGTACGACTACTTTCGGATCTTCACTCCGGACGATGGCAGCGTGTGGGTGGCCACCCACAGCTACGGCTTGTTCCGCGTCCGGGAAGACGGACTCGAAAGCGCCTACGAGGGCGATGGCGGAGCCGAGCCGGGCGTCGTGACACGGGTGCTCTCCCACGGTGGATCGGACTATTTCGTCAGAAAGGGGAAACTGTGGCGGATCGGGGGAAATCCTCCGGAAGCGGTGGATCATCCCGCCCCGGATCTGGAGGCTGCGTTTTCTACGGACGTGCAGCGCCAGCAGCAGCGCGGGCGTGGCGAGAACAAGAACCTGCCGGAATTGCTCGTGGATCGTAACGGTGGCGAGTGGAGCATCCGCAACCGCTCGTTGAGCTACCGCGCGCCGGGGGCGGCTTCATCCGTGGTGGTCAAGGAACTGGAAGGTCGTGTCGCCGCCACCGATATGCTGGAGGACCGCGAGGGCAGCATCTGGCTGGCGAACCCGAGCTACGGCTTGGTTCGTATCCGGCACCGTCGTGTGATCCAGCTCCCCCTTCACAATGGTGTCTATGATTCGCCGGCCTTGGCGGCGGTCCAGTCGAAGGATGGCACGTGGTGGATCGCCAATCGCAATGGCGGGGTGGACCGGGTGCGGGATGGCGAGGTGTTCCATGTGCCCATCGTCACCAGCGGCCTTGTTCGCGCCGTGGCCTGCCTCAAGGAAGACCGGCAGGGCCGGCTATGGATCGCCACCCGGGATGCATCGGTGTATCTGTTGAATCCGGAAACCCAGAAGGTCGAGGGGCAGTTCCCGAGCAATCCCGAGCTTTCCAAGATCAATGTGATCGTGGAGGACTCCAATGGACGCTTGTGGTTCGGAGGCAATGGCCGGTTGTTCTGTTGGGACGGATCGAAGGTGGAGAGCTATGCGGACAAGCCGGAATTGTCCGGGATGGAGATCTTCTGCATGGCCTTCGCGCCCTCGGGGATTCTGTACTTGGGAACCACGGATGGCAGGATGTTCACCTTTGACGGCCATGCCTTCCTGCCGCTCGGTGGTCTGCCTCACACGTCCACGCGTGCCTGCATTTCCTCGGTGATCCCGGTATCGTCCGGAGAGGTGTGGGCTTCCACTATTGGTGGCGGCATCCTGCTATGGAAGGACGGACGCTGGCATCGCTTTGGCAGTGCGCAGGGAATTCCGGACGAACGGCTGACCACGCTCACCCTTGAGGATGGCGACTCGCTGTGGATGGGATCGCTCGGTGGCATCCTCCATGTCTCACGGCAGGATCTCATCGACTGCGTGGACGATGGGAAGAAATTCCCACGCTGGCTTCACCTGGATCGTTCCGATGGCCTCCCTACGCGCGAGTGCGTGGGGGGCTCCCGGCCGTGTGTCTTCCGTGCGAATGACGGCTCGCTGTGGTTTCCCACCACCTCAGGGCTGGCGGGCTTGAATCCCCGGCAGATGGAAACACCGCCGGTGCCGCCGGTGATCGTCTTTGAGCCGGTGGAGATCAATGGCGTGTCCCATCCGGTCGGTGCCGCACCGATTGTAGCAGGCCCGGGGTTCGTGCGGCTCGGATTGAACTTCACCGGCGTGAGTCTCAGTGCTCCGGAGAAGGTCACCTATCAGGTGCGGCTGGTGGGTCTTGAGGGGGCTCCGCGTTTCATCGGCAACCACCGCGAGGTGGATTACCAGCCGGTGCCACCGGGGCGCTACCGCTTTGAAGTTTCCGCGACCAACGGGGAAGGGGTGGTCAGCATGCATCCCGCGGTGCTGCCCATCGAGGTGCGCCCCCATTTCTGGCAGAGCATTTGGTTCATCATCACCACCATCGTCGGCGGGTTGGCTCTGGCCCTCGCCATGGGCTGGTTGATTGCAAGGTCTCGCATGAAACACCGCCTCCGGGAGATCCGTGTGCATGGCATGCTGGAGGCGGAGCGTTCGCGCATCTCGCGCGATCTCCACGATGAACTGGGCGCGAGCCTCACCGAAGTATCCATCCTCACCGAACTGGCGGCGGAAGCAAACCACGACGAGAAACTGGGCACCTCGCTGGGCCAGCTCTCGATGAAAGCCAGACAGGCCGTGGGTGCTCTCGATGAAATCGTCTGGGCCACCAATCCCGCCCAGGACAGCCTGGCCTCGCTGGTCGAATACCTGGCGTTCTCCACCCGTGAGTTTCTCAAAGCAGTGGACATTCCCCTGCACACCGACATCGTCCGCGAAGTGCCTGAAGCAATGATCGGTCCGCGCCGCCGTCATCACGTGGTGCTGGCCACCCGCGAGGCACTCAACAACGCGGTGAAGTATGCCGGCTCGGAGTCGATTTCATTGCGGATCGCCATCGAGGACGGCAAACTGGTGGTACGTATCCGCGATGAAGGAAAAGGCTTCCCGATCGAGTATGCGACCGGTGGCAATGGCCTGGCCAACATGCGGAAACGGATGTCCGACTGCGGCGGCGATTGCCTCATTGACAGCATCCCCGGAGCCGGGACCACCGTCACCCTCAGCCTGCCTCTGCCTCCATGA
- a CDS encoding translocation/assembly module TamB domain-containing protein, with the protein MPENDAPPEKAPRKRRRWKRRVLLVLALLLGISLVVLNGPGWRWIAGRVAAHYLPELGLTGTVDFGGTLSKGEILLRGVDLKGEGAVKSVKLEQVVLRYQPSRVIHGEIEAVRIDGLHAELDLDKPWPGPKKPKDTQEKSGDFSKLSETLRTLRQRIVPVEADISDLRVAVTQKGQTVFGLASMDLKHESGGERFALKLGDLAFSNGRKLPAQETALVWRNEEIEVEKALLLPGITLEGVKAQLPASGALTYDGAIRVNDARLSATGSLEEARLRLADGTLVAKQTAALFGAEIPADATLETFEVQARGFKGGLKTLDGTVRAGLRGISFQDWQVPALRLNGELKGPDLRADVNAEALGSPLSIAARSMVSRDGGLKFQQATADIRVPQAAAVLANLRTRMKDLKEPGPVPESALQGTVAAAFTDGKVSKADARFTLAPAHPEEVSSLDVTAGWVPQGPVDARVVIDGGQIDATVDPTARRYKGRAAFNDFTPDRLHGWLAAFAVKVPPEMTLSGTWEGEGGFGPRDHKGHAVIGNFISAKAANGPLTAAGDVTYDWPKNAEVRGLTVTQGPEKFVCNAKLADQLLTLDQLQWTEGTEVLLDGKASVPVTENPADWKSLLKQTRPLSVDIESRELALSKLHSFLPPTTRFPETARGKLVIRLSGTPAEPQIDAQVIARDLGLASQPKVPKADLDLTLKTEAGELNVAGTLATPGYPAANLSAKLPFRPGVWVENPAVLKDEKLEAAARVPNLELARFAALAPGVKTLAGSLKVDLTVGGTIGKPEPLGAVELKGGGVTLASEAVPPLQGIGLKASASPAGIILERVGLQMDGGTFEGRGKLNLVEGKPSDIDVTLRGRALPLKRDDSMIIRSDMDIAIRGPWQTATVSGTVAIVDSLFYRDIELLPIGVPFNQPSAPSVPAIDTAKKDAAADALPEPFRNWGLAVKAKTANAFLIRGNLATGQAILDVNVGGTLGKPAPKGQAILRDVSAKLPFSTLLVEEGTVDFRPEAPFDPTLNIRGRSVVRPYEVNVYVYGSVSDPKVLTTSNPPMPESEVMTLLATGTTTSGIADPQAATTRGAQLLIEELRRGRIRFAKRLQPLLKILDRVDFQIGEQNRYSGEKMNSATINLDDNWLISAGMGEEGRSRVMLMYLVRFR; encoded by the coding sequence ATGCCGGAAAACGACGCTCCCCCCGAGAAAGCTCCGCGCAAGCGCCGGCGCTGGAAACGGCGGGTGCTGCTCGTGCTGGCACTGCTGCTGGGGATCAGTCTGGTGGTGCTGAACGGCCCCGGCTGGCGCTGGATCGCCGGCCGCGTGGCCGCGCACTATCTGCCGGAGCTCGGCCTCACCGGCACCGTGGATTTCGGCGGCACACTCAGCAAGGGGGAGATCCTGCTGCGTGGTGTGGATCTGAAAGGCGAGGGCGCGGTGAAGTCCGTGAAGCTGGAGCAGGTGGTGCTGCGCTACCAGCCGTCCCGCGTGATCCACGGCGAGATCGAGGCGGTGCGGATCGACGGGCTGCACGCGGAGCTGGATCTCGACAAACCGTGGCCCGGTCCGAAGAAGCCGAAGGACACGCAGGAAAAATCCGGCGACTTTTCGAAGCTCTCCGAAACGCTGCGCACGTTGCGGCAGCGGATCGTGCCGGTGGAGGCGGATATTTCCGACCTGCGGGTGGCGGTGACCCAGAAAGGCCAGACGGTGTTCGGCCTTGCCTCAATGGATCTCAAGCATGAGTCCGGCGGAGAACGCTTCGCATTGAAACTCGGCGATCTCGCCTTCTCCAACGGCCGCAAGCTGCCCGCACAGGAGACCGCGCTGGTGTGGAGGAACGAGGAGATCGAGGTGGAGAAGGCCTTGCTTCTTCCCGGCATCACTTTGGAAGGAGTGAAGGCCCAACTCCCTGCCAGTGGTGCCCTGACCTATGATGGTGCGATCCGGGTCAATGACGCCCGTTTGTCGGCCACCGGTTCGTTGGAAGAAGCGCGGCTTCGCCTGGCAGATGGCACCTTGGTGGCGAAGCAGACCGCCGCCCTGTTCGGTGCGGAGATTCCCGCCGATGCCACTCTGGAAACGTTCGAGGTGCAGGCGCGAGGATTCAAGGGTGGCCTGAAGACTCTGGACGGCACCGTGCGCGCCGGACTGCGCGGTATTTCTTTTCAGGACTGGCAGGTGCCCGCGCTGCGGTTGAATGGCGAGCTGAAGGGGCCGGACCTGCGTGCGGACGTAAATGCGGAGGCGCTAGGCTCGCCACTTTCGATTGCGGCACGCTCGATGGTTTCTCGGGATGGCGGTCTGAAATTCCAACAGGCCACCGCGGACATCCGCGTCCCGCAGGCAGCCGCGGTGCTTGCGAACCTGCGCACGCGGATGAAGGATCTGAAGGAACCCGGCCCGGTGCCGGAGTCCGCGTTGCAAGGAACGGTCGCCGCTGCCTTCACCGACGGGAAAGTTTCAAAGGCGGATGCCCGCTTCACGCTCGCGCCCGCACATCCGGAGGAAGTCTCGTCACTGGATGTGACCGCAGGCTGGGTGCCGCAGGGTCCGGTGGACGCGCGCGTTGTCATCGATGGCGGACAGATCGATGCGACGGTCGATCCCACCGCACGCCGCTACAAGGGCCGTGCGGCCTTCAATGATTTCACGCCGGATCGTCTGCACGGTTGGCTGGCCGCATTCGCGGTGAAGGTGCCGCCGGAGATGACCCTGAGCGGCACGTGGGAAGGTGAAGGCGGGTTCGGTCCGCGTGATCACAAGGGGCATGCCGTGATCGGGAATTTCATTTCCGCCAAGGCGGCCAATGGTCCGCTCACCGCCGCTGGTGATGTCACTTACGATTGGCCGAAGAACGCCGAGGTTCGAGGACTCACCGTCACGCAGGGGCCGGAGAAGTTCGTCTGCAATGCCAAGCTCGCCGACCAACTGCTCACGCTCGACCAACTCCAGTGGACCGAAGGCACGGAGGTGCTGCTCGATGGCAAGGCCAGCGTTCCAGTGACAGAGAATCCCGCCGACTGGAAGAGCCTGCTCAAACAGACCCGCCCGCTTTCCGTGGACATCGAGTCCCGTGAGCTGGCGCTTTCGAAACTCCATTCCTTCCTGCCGCCGACCACACGCTTTCCGGAAACCGCGCGCGGCAAGCTGGTGATCCGCCTTTCCGGCACACCGGCCGAGCCGCAGATCGACGCCCAGGTGATCGCCCGTGATCTCGGCCTCGCTTCCCAGCCGAAAGTGCCGAAGGCGGATCTCGATCTCACGCTCAAGACCGAAGCGGGTGAACTCAACGTCGCGGGCACGCTCGCGACGCCCGGTTATCCCGCCGCCAATCTCTCCGCGAAGCTGCCATTCCGTCCCGGCGTTTGGGTGGAGAATCCCGCAGTGCTGAAGGACGAGAAACTGGAAGCCGCGGCCCGGGTGCCGAATCTGGAACTCGCGAGATTCGCCGCACTGGCTCCCGGCGTGAAGACGTTGGCCGGATCGTTGAAGGTGGATCTCACGGTGGGCGGCACCATTGGCAAACCGGAGCCGCTGGGTGCGGTGGAACTGAAAGGTGGTGGCGTGACGCTGGCGAGCGAGGCGGTGCCGCCATTGCAGGGCATCGGTCTGAAAGCGAGCGCCAGCCCGGCCGGCATCATCCTGGAGCGTGTCGGTTTACAAATGGACGGCGGCACGTTCGAAGGGCGTGGCAAACTCAACCTCGTCGAAGGCAAGCCATCGGATATCGATGTGACCCTCCGTGGCCGCGCACTGCCTTTGAAGCGCGATGACTCGATGATCATCCGCAGCGACATGGACATCGCGATCCGCGGCCCGTGGCAGACGGCGACGGTGAGTGGCACCGTGGCGATTGTGGACAGCTTGTTCTACCGCGACATCGAGCTGCTGCCCATCGGCGTGCCGTTCAATCAACCATCGGCGCCATCGGTTCCCGCCATCGATACGGCGAAGAAGGATGCCGCGGCGGATGCCCTTCCGGAGCCGTTCCGCAACTGGGGGCTCGCGGTGAAGGCGAAGACCGCGAACGCCTTCCTGATCCGCGGAAACCTCGCCACCGGCCAGGCGATCCTCGATGTCAATGTGGGCGGCACCTTGGGCAAGCCCGCGCCAAAGGGGCAGGCGATCCTCCGCGATGTTTCCGCGAAGTTGCCGTTCAGCACGCTGCTGGTGGAGGAAGGCACCGTCGATTTCCGTCCGGAGGCGCCGTTCGACCCCACGCTCAATATCCGCGGCCGCTCGGTGGTGCGTCCGTACGAGGTGAACGTGTATGTCTATGGTTCGGTCTCGGATCCGAAGGTGCTGACCACCTCCAACCCGCCGATGCCGGAGAGCGAGGTCATGACTCTTCTCGCCACCGGCACCACCACCTCGGGCATCGCCGATCCACAGGCGGCGACCACCCGTGGTGCCCAGTTGCTTATCGAGGAATTGCGGCGCGGACGCATCCGTTTCGCGAAGCGTCTCCAGCCGCTGCTCAAGATTCTGGACCGTGTCGACTTCCAGATCGGCGAGCAGAACCGCTACTCGGGCGAGAAGATGAATTCCGCCACCATCAATCTCGATGACAACTGGCTGATCAGCGCCGGGATGGGCGAGGAAGGCCGCTCGCGCGTCATGCTGATGTACCTCGTCCGTTTCCGATGA